Genomic window (Salvelinus fontinalis isolate EN_2023a chromosome 3, ASM2944872v1, whole genome shotgun sequence):
ATAGTATTGTGGTACTTACTTAGTGATATTTAGTGAGTATGGAAAAACACCCGTTTGTGTATTTCTGGAAATACCCTATTGGGTTCCTCAAAGTGGATGGTGTCGATCGAGGGGAGAGAGGTCTGTGTTTTGGACAGTGATTCCAACTTTGCTGctgccctctctgttctctttaGCACTTGCTTTTAACATAGAATACCAGGAGTCGGCCTCCGCAACCTTGGAGCTGATACAGAGGTAAGCATTGAACATTCATTGATCCAAAAATTACATTAGCATGTGTTACAGTTACTTTGCAATTATATTTCTTATTGTTATTTGTTCAATGCCTCAACTGATTTAATAGATTCTATGTTAGGTAATGCTGGTTCCTGGTTCGAATAATGTCTGAAGGGACCAAGTGCACAGCGAAAGCAGGAGTGAGCCGCAAGACCGGAAAGGTCGGTCAGAGGAAGCCAACACCAATTAACCCCCATTTTACCCGCTTCCTCGCAGACCTGAATTAGTTTGAGTGGGAAAACTCCAATATGTAAGTACCCAGACCTGATGAACACATAAGCTTGATTTGACTGttttcatctgtctctctctctctttctatttccatGTTTGGCCTAGGTGAGGTATCAGAGCTGAGGACTGGAGTTTCAAAGATCGGTGTGATAATCTGTATGCCACCGAGACTTGTTTGCGCCTCCTTGTTCGCATCTCTCATTCTCGCAGAAATCCTGCCATGCGGGTCGAGGCAGAAATATGCTTGGCTAGCGCCATCCCGGAGCCTGTGTGGAATCCTAATGGAGtcggcgtctctctctctctctctctctctctctctctctctctctctctctctctctctctctctctctctctctcctctctctctctctctctctctctctctctctctctctctctctctctctctctctctctctctctctctctctctctctctctctctctctctctctctctctctctctctctctctctctctctctctctctctctctctctctctctctctctctctctctctctctctctctctctctctctctctctctctctcagctatttttattttcttaattttttttctCCCTGTTCGActgttatcccccccccccccccccatttttcaTTGATCTGTTTTAATTGTTTGTTTTTCTTACATAATCCAGTATGTTCTAGAATGGTTTGTATGTTAAAGTACAAATATCCAAGCCTTTTTCTACACACATTTGTCACGTGTAAAAAACATAATTTGAAGTGGAAGAACACTTAAAAAGTCAACCTAAATACATTACCAAACGTTGAACtaggggtgtgaacattcaggGATGCTGTCATGTTTTACAGTAAAGAAAATAGTACTGTAAAATTTCTGCTGTAAAGCAAAATTACAGTATTTAGCTGGCAACTCGGATGCCAGTATAATGCTGTAAATATGCCTTTTTACAGTGTAGATAGCTTAACTAGCTTCTGTTGGATTGATGTagtcaagacaggtactatgTAATCAGATGAGATGCTCAATAACTATCAATAAATTAGTCTACCAGCGCGGGTCAACTTGATTGctatccctcctccctgctcccctcatCACTCACATTTAAGCTGCTGCTCTGTTTCGAGCCTCTCGCACTCCGTCGTGCATTACAACTCTTCTTAATAAAGTAGATACAATATTTTTTCCCCTCCTACTAACGTTACAGCATTGttgtgttatttaaaaaaaaaagatgagTATGATCGggatctgttagtggtagtttggtgaaaTTTGTGAAGAAAGAAAAATTGTTTTTTGTTTAGGGATTTTTCTTCATGTTAATGGTGCTACACaggattatatatacagtactagtcaaaagtttggacacacttactcattccatggtttttctttagttttactattttctacattgtagaacaatagtgaaacaacaaaactgaaaaaaacatatggaatcatgtacagtagtaaccaaaaaagtgttaaaaatctaaaaataatatatatatatttgagattatttaaagtagccaccctttgccttgatgacagctttgcacactcttgacattctcccaaccagcttcatgaggtagtcacctggaatacatttaaaGGCAAGACCCtaaaggcgagacccagatggttggggtcttacaatgtttattaatcgaacggagtaggcaagagaatggttgtggagaggcaaaaaggtcaaaaccagatcagagtccaggaggtacagagtggtagacaggctcgtggtcaaggcaggctgaatggtcaggcaggcgggtacacagtccagaaacaggcaatgGTCAAAACCGTGAGGATGGGAAAAAACGCTGGTtaacttggaaacatacaagacgaactggcacagagagacgggaaacacagggataaatacactggcacagagagaccggaaacacagggataaatacactggcccagagagacaggaaacacaggggtaAATACACTGGGAAAacaagtgacacctggaggggtggTGGACAAAAAAGaagacaggtgaaactgatcagggtgtgacagtgccttcttaaaagttcatttgtggaatttctttccttcttaaagcgttgtgttgtgtcaagttaggggtggtattcagaagatagccctatttggtaaaagaccaaagggaaatgacagtccattattactttaagacatgaagttcaaTCAATCCggaaaatatcaagaactttgaaagtttcttcaagtgcagttgcaaaaactgcgctatgataaaactggctctcatgaggaccaccacaggaaaggaaaacacaGAGTTAAGTtctttagagttaccagcctcagaaatttcagcccaaataaatgcttcacagagttcaagtaacagacacatttcaacatcaactgttcagaggagactgtgtgaatcaggcattcatggtcaaattgctgctaagaaaccactactaaaggacaccaataagaagagacttgcttgggccaagaaacacaagttccaaccgccatgtctttgtgagatgcagggtaggtcaacagatgatctctgcatgtgtggttcccactgtgaagcatggaggaggaggtgtgagggtgtgggggtgctttgctggtgacactgtctgtgatttatttagaattcaaggcacacttgaattcaccagcatggctaccacagcattctgcagcgatacgccatcccatctggtttgcgcttagtgggttagggttaggatttgtTTTTcaatcaggacaatgacccaacacacttccaggctgtgtaaaggctgtttgaacaagaatgagagtgatggagtgctgcctcagatgatctggcctccacaatcacccgacctcaacccaattgagatggtttgggatgagttggaccgcagagtgaagggaaagcagctaacaagtgctcagcatatgtggggactccttcgagactgttggaaaagcatttcaggtgaagctggttgagagaatgccaagagtgtgcacagctggtggctacttggaagaatctcaaatataaaataaatacataattaTCTCTATATtgagttgtttaacacttttttggttactacatgattccatatgtgttatttcatagatttgattcCTTCACTATTCATCTATTAAttaaacaggggcaggcaaacgacagatcaaggcaggcaagggtcaataatccagagagggCGCAACAGCTGGCAGGCTCAGCGTCAGGGCAGGCAggaaaggtcaaaaccgggaaactaGAAAACAGAGACTATAGcaaagacaaactggcacagacagaccgaaagcacaggtataagtacccaggggataatagggaagatgggcgacacttggagggggggtggagacaagcacaatgaccggtgaaacagatcaggacgtgacagtgtccacacttttgactggtactgtatataaacatcaGTGGTCAGTTTAATGGAATTGAATTACACTGAATTTGATCAAGGCATCATTGTTAAAGTTTAAGTGCACTTTATGGAAAAATATACATTTGTTTTCCGTTAAgattattttattgttatttgtCATATTGTCTTTGGCTTTACATTACAATAAAACACATTTTGTGTTGTGAAATATTATGGTTTGTGTTATTTTATTAACTTTTAGCCTACTTGTTGAGGTTTCTTGGGTGGTCTAAGTTTTCTCACTCACTAGACATCAAAAGTGGTCTCTAATGAGAATAATTTCCTCCCATTGACGGAAAACATCCTGGCAACAGTAGCCGactgtactgtactagagacTGATCAGACCAATGACTGTATGTCAGACTGACACAATGAGTTGTACAGTACATCTTCCACATTCCCACACAGGCCCCTAGATCAAAGTCATGGATCACTTTAAACCGCTGCTCTACTACTCGACTATAGTGTGACTTTGGATTCAACTCTACAAAACAAATGTGTGGTAATTTTCTGTTGACAAATGGAATAATAATGTCTGTTAATCTGACAGTTTTTCAATGTAATGAGTGGAACGTGAATGTTAAGAACATGCTCAGTCTCTGAGAGGGAGTGTGGGTTTTGAGCTCAAAATGGACAATCCACatatattctgaacaaaaatatgcaacaatgtcaaagattttactgagttagagttcatatgaggaaatcaatcaattgaaatagaatcattaggccctaatctatggatttcacatgattgggaatacagttatgcatctgttggtcacagataccttaaaaaaaatggTTGGGGCGTGGATcaggaaaccagtcagtatctggtgtgaccaccatctgcctcatgcagcgcgacacctCTCCTTCACATTGAAATaatcaggttgttgattgtggcctgtgaaatgtggaatgttgtcccactcctcttcaatcgctgtgtgaagttgctggatattggcaggaactggaaaacgctgtcatgcacgttgatccagagcatcccaaacatgctcaatgggtgacatgtctggtgagtatgcaggtcatgggatgctttcagcttccaggaattatgtacagatccttacgacatggggctgtatattatcatgctgaaacatgaagtgatggcggcagatgaatggcaggACAATGGGCCTTAgcatcttgtcacggtatctctgtgcattaaaattggcatcgataaaatgcaattgttttcGTTGGccttagcttatgcctgcccataccataaccccatcacCACCATGGGACactttgttcacaacgttgacatcagcaaaccgctctaccacacaacaccatacacatggtctgcagttgtgaggccagttggaggtactgccaaattctctacaacaacactggagtcaacattaaattctctggcaacagctttggtgggcattcctgcagtcagcatgccaattgcacactccctcaaaacttgagacatctgtggcatagtgttgtctgacaaaactgcacattttaacgtgaccttttattgtccccaacacaaggtgcacctgtgtaatgatcatgctatttattcagcttcttgatatgccacactttcAAGTGAcagaggagaaatgctcactaacatggatgtaaacataTTGGTgctcaacattttagagaaataagctttatgtgtatatggaacatttttgggatgttttatttcagctcttgaaactagggaccaacactttacatgttgcgtttatatttttgttcagtgtatattccaTATTTCTAATCTTTCAATTTTCTGCAGGGTTATGGATCTGGTCTAAAATTAGGTATTAATGATTCccagatgtactgtatatatatatatatcatgcaGATTTCAAATGTAATGTTTACAACATGTACTTTTTCATGTGGTTGACTCTGTTTCTGACTTTGGGTGGGTCCAGTCCAGTGAGTAGTCAGTAGTAATTCTTTGTCCGTACTGTAGACTGGGTGAGGGCAGAGGAAATAGATGTTGAGAACTCCCCCTATATCCCACTCTGCATTCCAACCCCTGTCTTTATCTCAGCTTTGGAGATGGGAGTAGAGGAAGAGTAAAGGGGAGGAGTGGCGTCTGTGAGAAAAGCAGGGgcggcagaggagagaggggtactgAGGGTTACAGAACCAGTCATAGTTCCTCAGGTACTGACATTTAAGGTAAGTCACAATATCAAAGACATGAAAAGTACTTGGAATTTTTCATTAAGCTTTGGTTACAATGTTATCTAGAGGATTGAAATATTTGTTATTGTTTGGAATGAACAGTGTGTATGGAATTCAAGACACGCAAATATGCCATACTCTATACCAACATTATTATGTGTGTATTGAAATAGATTATTTGAGAATCAGTGAAAGTAAATAATTAAATATACATGTTTTGTTATTCTCAATCTAGAGTGTTTTTAGAGTCAATATATTTTGTTGTCACTCAAGATTTCTCCCTCATACTATGCTCAGTCCTCATGTTTGCTCCTTTTAGTACCAGGTACCACAAACAGTACAGTTTTCTCATCGGTGAAAAAGCCTAATGCAAACCAGATGAAGAATATGACGAGACACATACCTTTTAGAATACTCATTATCCATCTAATGGAAACAAATCTCACTCTTGTTGTTTCACACAAGGAAAATTGAGTTGCTTAGATTTAGACAGGAGAAGAACAGTGCAGTCTGCCCTATTCTGGAACTGAATATAACAATAataaatgccatttagcagatgcttttagccaaagtgacttacagtcgtGTGTGCAAACATTTTCCATTTGGGTGGCCCCAGTGGATATCAAACCCACAATACTGGTGTTGAAAgcactatgctctaccaactgagctatagaAGACTTCTGTATAAATGTGCAAAGACTCACAGGAAAGAAACAGATGTCTACATACATGTTTCTAGCCTGATTTAAAGGATAACAGTTATTATAATTTATTAAAATAGTAGCAGCAGACGGGGGTTTCAGACAAGAGACAGGATGTTTGTttataagaaagagagagaaagagagagaaagagaaagagagagagagagagagagagagagagagagagagagagagagagagagagagagagagagagagagagtttccacTGTCTCAAAACTCTGTCTGTGTCCAGGACACCTGAGTGTGGAAGCTCCCTGCCATCATGGTTCTTCTGCTCATGTCTGTGACTGTGCTTCATCTGTTCACTCTGGCCATGCTGTTCATCGCCACCTTGGAGAAGGTGAGACACTCTCCACTGTTAGCCAATCTGTCTCTGTGGCACTCCCTTTCCTgacttattttaattttatttaactatgcaagtccgttaagaacaaattcttattgacaatgacgtgctacttacaatgacagcctttACAATGACATatccataccaccctgcataccactgctggcttgcttctgaagctaagcagggttggtcctggtcagtccctggatgggagaccagatgctgctggaagtggtgttggagggccagtaggaggcactctttcctctggtctaaaaaatatcccaatgccccagggcagtgattggggacactgtcctgtatagggtgccgtctttcggatgggacgttaaacgggtgtcctgactctctgaggtcattaaagatcccatggaacttatcgtaagagtaggggtgttaaccccggtgtcctggctaaattcccaatctggccctcaaaccatcatggtcacctaataatccccagtttacaattggctcattcatccccctcctctcccctgtaactattccccaggtcaatATCAAAGTCTGAGAAGAGAAACCACAACCATGTTGAATATCAACATACTGATAGCACTATGGTGCTTAAGAAAACCACAGCGTGACCTTGTAAAATATGTAGGAATTAGATTTATGGATATTTTATTACTTCGAAAGCTCTGATGGAATCCCACAGTGGGTCCCCAGTTTTATGGTTTGGTCAGATGGCCATGCACACAGAACCTGCCAGCTGAacttaacctgtctctctctagtcctgGTGGATTTGGTCCGATGCTGAAATCACAGACCTCTGGTCTAACTGCATTCATGACAACACAACGGGAAACTGGCTGTGTGCTGCCTCTAACGAAAATGGTAAATCAAGTGGAAAATTACGTTTTTTAATGATATCTAGTCTACTTAGATTGAGGATCTCTCTTTTTATAACCTTGGATTATTCTGTCTGTttatgcctatatatggtcatgtgcatgtttttgtattttcaataaatcaaatcaaatgttattagtcacatgtgccgaatacaacaagtgtagaccttacagtgaaatgcttacttacgagcccttaccCAACAAcgcaattaaaaaaaatatggataagaataagaaataaaagtaacaagtaattaaagagcagcagtaaaataacaatagtgagactatatacaggggggtaccggtacagagtcaatgtgcgggggcaccggttagttgaggtaatatgtacatgtaggtagaattattaaagtgactatacatagatggtGACAacggagagtagcagcggtgtacaagagagagggggggggggggggcaatgcagatagtctgggtagccatttgattaggtgttcaggagtcttatggcttaggggtagaatctgtttagaagcttgttggacctagacttggcgctttggtaccgcttgtcgtgcggtagcagagacaacagtctatgactagggtggcggctggagtctttgacaatattttgggccttcctctgacaccgcctggtatagaggtctgaggacccctgccaaatcttttcagtctcctgagggggaataagttttgtcgtgccctcttcacgactgtcttggtgtgcttggaccatgttagtttgttggtgatgtggacaccaaggaacttgaagctctcaacctgctccactgcagccccgtcgatgagaatgggggcgtgctcggtcctctttttcctgtagtccacaatcatctcctttgtcttgatcacgttgagggagaggttgctgcCTGAtatcacactgccaggtctctgacctcctccctataggctgtataGTCCTATtcaatgtgtctgtgtgttgatcCCAATGACATGGAGTCTCATTGTTCCTCTCGTTTCTCCAGACTGGCTGCAGGCAGTCCAGTCTATGATGGTCCTCTCAGTGGTCTTCTCCTCTATCTCCTTCCTGGTCTTCCTGGGTCAGCTCTTCACCATGTCTAAAGGAGGGCTCTTCTATTTCACAGGCCTCTGTCAGGTTTTTGCAGGTACTGTACTGGACAAGAATTGACCAGTTTTTGACACCCAGTTCTTTCATGTGTGTACTTACTGTATACTATTTGTGAGGTTTTATCTTTAACCTAGATAAGTTCTCTGTTCATTTTGGTTATTGACACACATTTATTCTCTAAAGAGCATTTACCCTCCCTGTCCCCTTTCTGCTCTGCTCCACCAGGTTTCACATCATTTGCCGCCTGTCTCATCTTCACATTCCACCGTAAGAAGATCCTGGAGAACTACAGAGACCTGAGCATTGGCCACTTTGGCTACTGTTTCattctggcctggtcctgtgtACCGCTCTTGCTCTTCAGTGGAGTCCTGTATGTTCACCTGCGCAAGAGGCAGTGAACTAAGACATACATTAGCAGCATTATTCAGTACTACTTGGTATTGTTAGTCTATTATCACTtgactgtacactcttagaaacagGGTTCCAAAAGGAATCTTCAGCTGTCTccgtaggataaccctttttggttccagttagaaccctctgtggaataagttctacatggaacccaaaagggttattcaaagggttctcctatggggccagctgaagaacccttttaggttctagatagcactctTTTTTCTAAAGTGTAGTGAACAACAGAAACACAATGTACGATGATACAGAGGTCTTTATTTTATCTGTGTTAAAtgtatatatgtattgtgtacatACAGTACTATTACTGTATCTGTGAAATACTTTAAATTTAGTCTTCATTTTATAGAATATTCTTTACTGTATGCAATATTGCTGCAGTTTGGGTTAATTCTGTCATTTCTGTGATAAAGTATTTGTTTGCATAAAATCTTCCTCATGATCAGCAAGACATGCCTCAAGACATGGAATTAACTGGAGAGTGGCTGTTGTGCGTTTAATTCCCCTGTGAAATATTGTTTATATTAATATGTAATATTCCACACCACATGACCATTGTGGAGCTCCAGTATGCCACACTATAATAAGCCCAGTAGGCTGTGCCATTTATGTTCTTTACATTTCAGAGACACTCCTGTGAAGGGGCAGTCATAGTTGGCCACCACATTATATTCTCTTACTGTATAGGTCATGTCAAATAGCATCAATCTCGAGAAAAAAAATTACCCTCAGTAACAATCCACATCTCATAACATCATTTTGAGGATGGATGTTGGAATTTGGAGGAGAGTCAAAAGCAGGTTTCAGGGGAGACAGAGGTCTGCCCCCAGTGAGGCTTTACTAGGACAAGAAGTGTACACCAGTCAGTCGGTGGGAGTCTGACTCTAGTCCTGTTCCTGCGGCTTACAAACCTGGCCGTCTGGTTGGACCGGTCGGAGGACAGTCTCAGAAGACAGCTATGAATGAAAAGGTTCTCTTTCATCACCACATAATAGATACAGTAGGGACGGTAATATTACATACACTCTCTTAGGGAGACGCCCAAAAAGCCTTTATTGTGGAATAAGATAGCCACACAGAATCTACAAGTTGGAACACAAGTTGACATGGGGATTTGAAAGTTGTCAGCTGTGCACTTCAGGGCAAAAGGTGTAGATTATCTAGAGGAGACAGGCTTGTGACCTGATCATGGCTGTGAGAGACTGGAGGGTCTGTCATCAGCGCAAAATGCTTGGACTAGAAAGAGAGGCAATGTGAGCATATTGACTAGGAGGATGGTGGGGGGGAAGGAGGGGTTGTACAAGAAGGGGAAAATAAGATAACCTAACTAGTTGGAGGTAATCAGGCATGCTTGAGGATATGAAGCATGAGTTGTCTCTTTTCTATCATAACTGTCATTATTTCCATATGCTGTATATTTTCATAGTTTTTAGTGGCTAAATCTATTTAGtgattatacagtgcatttggaaagtattcagaacccttgactttttccacatcttgttgcgttacagccttattctaaaatagatggagaaaaaaaatctcatcaattcaataccccaaaatgtttactaatttataaaaaataaaaatataccatttacataagaattcagacactttactcaaattgtatttgtcacactcgacgaatacaacaggtttagtagaccttacactgaaatgcttacaagcccttaaccaacaatgcagttaagaaaatgattaaagagcaacaataaaataacagtagggaggctatatacagggggtaccggtacagagtcaatgtgcaccggttagtcaaggtaattgtggtaatatgtacatgtaggtagaggtaaaaagTTACTATGCATGGATAAaaaacagacagtagcagcagcgtaaaaatggggggtggggccaatgcaaatagtccaggtagacatttgattagctgttcaggagtcttatggcttgggggtagaagctgttaagaagccctttggacctagacttggcgttccggtaccgcttgccgtgcagtagcagagagaacagtctatgaccaggatggctggagtctttgacaattttttgggccttcctctgtcatcgcctggtatagaggtcctggatggcaggaagcttggctccagtgatgtactgggccgcacgcactgccctctgtagtgccctgtggtcggaggccgagcagttgccataccaggcagtgatgcaaccagtcaggatgctctcgatgatgcagctgtagtacttttcagtctcctgagagggaataggcattgttgtgccctcttcacaactgtcttcgTGTGTTTGTACCATGATAATATGTTGGTGAtctggacgccaaggaacttgaagctctcaacctgctccactacagccccaaccTGCCCGGTccttctttttctgtagtccatcTCCTTTGTATTGATCACGTTtagagagaggttgttatcctggcaccacacttcctggtctctgacctcctccctataggctgtctcattgtttttggtgattaggcttaccactgttgtgttgtcggcaaacttaatgatggtgttggagttgtgcttggccatacAGTCATTGGTGAAAATGGAGTACGGGAGGtcagggagtggttgaaaatgtcagtgaagacacttgccagttgttcagcgtatgctcggagtacacatcctggtaatccgtctggccctgcggccttgtgaatgttgacctgtgtaaatgtcttactcacattggctacggagagcgtgatcacacagtcatccggaacagctgatgctctcatgtttgcttcagtgttgctagcctcaaagcgagcatagaagttatttagctcgtctggtaggctcgtgtcactgggcaactcgtggctgggcttccctttgta
Coding sequences:
- the LOC129851162 gene encoding epithelial membrane protein 3-like translates to MVLLLMSVTVLHLFTLAMLFIATLEKSWWIWSDAEITDLWSNCIHDNTTGNWLCAASNENDWLQAVQSMMVLSVVFSSISFLVFLGQLFTMSKGGLFYFTGLCQVFAGFTSFAACLIFTFHRKKILENYRDLSIGHFGYCFILAWSCVPLLLFSGVLYVHLRKRQ